A single genomic interval of Helianthus annuus cultivar XRQ/B chromosome 6, HanXRQr2.0-SUNRISE, whole genome shotgun sequence harbors:
- the LOC110864604 gene encoding DUF724 domain-containing protein 7 isoform X1 yields MADTTTTTTSLSFLTKGSHVEINSDEDSINGTWYSATVLNPPPTTRNQLVYVEYHNLSETNSTTRLREYANISYVRPSPVPDTNNPPNFQLNDVVDAFYRDGWWTGVITTVIDAGNFVVTFQNPPDQAQFRCSELRIHRKWVGGRWFQPQKQGTEGVMFTVGKKVEVSFERESLRDCWVPATILKNSDNNTFLVEYQQRGTGDEAILHKVTVDYLHIRPSPPHLRAKNFALSEKVDAYYDFGWWSGVITKELPDNRYNVFFKHTKKEREFIYSRVRPHMEWKGGQWFNTSQGDTDVKATPSLIDEQIKQKTPSIDKESTLATSTMKRTKQKVLDINGKGSPSSKKLKDEIADDDPSKKTNGPSMGQSEGFDSEETGMTDQANGKKGRRKLTTDSSRKRGRLSNELTSLQTSDKGSEVDSIKTRTKDTVEKEDITEDSPTPVVIGLQCNGMTVSQGKILQKLSIEKTPNVNGSDTQQQPTVPFSPLTMSEKKGSEGDTASVAPKRKRGRPPKLRALSPNTSVTSDNPNSSAVPSAPSGQKKEVGLTTSLASKSLKENHGPVKEQPVIQNAQLSEEDKLPNENTGKDLDVQPVLETKKHSAKKGKRGKRKTISVNTESSAQVFGVFDVDSRDSSKEKTDGRLEKDSAMRNPDASVGKSLDSVSDDHRPLSRWVKEKDAPITIHAPDGTVEQSSNVSEKLAICVVGSEDLPFVRNPSLWQTIESMDAFRMLPQKPHFRPLLEGVKESAREGLAIGSMVTFTTVVGQTCGMRFDDPRSTIEDCLETLVELEDNGFDVRVLRGRLTRLLLIKDKQDELMERSEGVAEKLEEHTVQRKIQCDDELNSIDRQIRELQERRKQVVLKKERWNSEISVMEAMAEEIEHEMRRVGAEFDALAATPL; encoded by the exons ATGGCtgacaccaccaccaccaccacctccctcTCCTTCCTAACCAAAGGCTCTCACGTTGAAATCAACTCCGACGAAGACTCCATCAACGGCACCTGGTACTCCGCCACCGTCCTCAACCCTCCTCCCACCACTCGCAACCAATTAGTCTACGTCGAATACCACAACCTCTCCGAAACCAATTCCACAACTCGCTTGCGTGAATACGCTAACATCTCTTACGTCAGACCTTCACCTGTTCCGGACACCAACAATCCCCCCAATTTCCAGCTAAACGACGTCGTTGACGCCTTTTACAGAGACGGTTGGTGGACCGGCGTTATTACGACCGTAATTGACGCCGGTAATTTCGTTGTTACGTTCCAAAACCCTCCCGATCAGGCTCAGTTTCGCTGTTCTGAGTTACGGATCCATCGAAAATGGGTCGGTGGAAGATGGTTCCAACCACAGAAGCAG GGAACAGAAGGAGTGATGTTCACTGTAGGCAAAAAAGTAGAAGTGTCTTTTGAGAGAGAAAGTTTGCGTGATTGTTGGGTTCCTGCAACAATACTGAAAAATTCGGACAACAATACTTTTCTAGTTGAGTATCAGCAGCGGGGAACTGGTGATGAAGCGATTCTTCATAAAGTTACAGTAGATTACCTTCATATTCGACCCTCACCACCTCATTTGAGAGCTAAGAATTTTGCTTTGTCGGAAAAGGTGGATGCTTATTATGACTTTGGATGGTGGAGTGGTGTGATTACAAAAGAACTTCCTGATAATAGGTATAATGTGTTCTTTAAGCATACTAAAAAGGAAAGAGAGTTTATTTACTCAAGAGTGAGGCCACATATGGAATGGAAAGGTGGCCAATGGTTCAACACTTCCCAG GGTGACACGGATGTGAAAGCTACTCCTTCCTTGATAGATGAGCAAATTAAGCAGAAAACACCTAGCATTGACAAAGAAAGCACTCTTGCAACATCAACGATGAAGAGAACAAAGCAGAAGGTTCTTGATATCAATGGCAAGGGTTCACCGTCTTCAAAGAAACTGAAGGATGAAATTGCGGATGATGATCCAAGTAAAAAAACAAACGGTCCATCTATGGGTCAATCTGAGGGCTTTGACTCTGAAGAAACTGGAATGACTGACCAAGCAAATGGAAAGAAAGGG CGTAGGAAACTAACAACGGATTCTTCAAGAAAGAGGGGGAGATTAAGCAACGAGCTTACGAGCCTGCAAACTTCTGACAAAG GATCTGAAGTTGACTccatcaaaacaagaaccaaagataCTGTGGAAAAAGAAGATATTACCGAAGATTCTCCCACTCCCGTTGTCATAGGTTTGCAATGTAATGGGATGACAGTATCACAAGGGAAGATACTTCAAAAGCTTTCCATTGAAAAGACCCCAAATGTTAACGGAAGTGACACGCAACAACAACCCACGGTTCCATTTTCACCATTAACAATGTCCGAGAAG AAGGGAAGTGAAGGGGATACTGCATCTGTTGCTCCAAAAAGAAAGAGGGGTAGACCACCTAAGTTACGGGCCTTAAGCCCTAACACTTCTGTTACAT CTGATAATCCTAACAGTAGTGCTGTTCCATCTGCACCATCTGGTCAAAAGAAAGAAGTTGGCTTGACTACAAGTTTAGCGAGCAAGTCATTGAAAGAGAACCATGGGCCTGTAAAGGAGCAACCGGTGATACAAAATGCCCAATTGAGTGAAGAAGACAAGTTGCCAAATGAAAATACTGGGAAAGATTTAGATGTTCAACCGGTTCTGGAAACAAAAAAGCATTCGGCAAAGAAAGGAAAACGAGGAAAACGGAAGACAATCAGTGTAAACACCGAGTCTTCAGCTCAAG TGTTTGGTGTTTTTGACGTAGATTCTCGAGATTCATCTAAAGAAAAAACAGATGGTAGGTTGGAGAAGGATTCAGCAATGAGAAATCCGGATGCTTCTGTTGGGAAATCACTGGACAGCGTGTCTGATGATCATCGTCCTCTTTCTAGATGGGTTAAAGAAAAAGACGCTCCAATAACCATTCATGCCCCTG ATGGAACTGTGGAACAGTCATCAAATGTGAGTGAGAAACTTGCGATATGTGTGGTGGGTTCCGAAGACTTGCCGTTTGTCCGAAACCCGTCGCTTTGGCAAACCATAGAATCAATGGACGCCTTCCGGATGCTTCCACAAAAACCACATTTCCGCCCATTGTTGGAAGGTGTGAAAGAAAGTGCTCGTGAAGGGTTAGCCATTGGTAGCATGGTTACATTTACAACTGTGGTTGGCCAGACTTGCGGTATGAGATTTGATGATCCAAGAAGTACCATAGAGGACTGTTTGGAAACACTTGTGGAACTTGAAGATAACGGGTTTGATGTCAGGGTGTTAAGAGGACGGTTGACCCGATTGCTTTTGATAAAGGACAAACAGGATGAACTCATGGAACGGTCAGAAGGGGTTGCTGAAAAACTAGAGGAACATACCGTACAAAGAAAGATTCAGTGTGATGATGAGTTAAACTCGATCGATAGACAGATAAGGGAATTGCAGGAAAGACGGAAACAGGTGGTGTTGAAGAAGGAGAGATGGAATTCGGAGATTAGTGTAATGGAAGCGATGGCTGAGGAAATCGAGCATGAAATGAGGAGAGTAGGTGCAGAATTTGATGCGTTAGCGGCTACCCCTTTGTGa
- the LOC110864604 gene encoding DUF724 domain-containing protein 7 isoform X4: MADTTTTTTSLSFLTKGSHVEINSDEDSINGTWYSATVLNPPPTTRNQLVYVEYHNLSETNSTTRLREYANISYVRPSPVPDTNNPPNFQLNDVVDAFYRDGWWTGVITTVIDAGNFVVTFQNPPDQAQFRCSELRIHRKWVGGRWFQPQKQGTEGVMFTVGKKVEVSFERESLRDCWVPATILKNSDNNTFLVEYQQRGTGDEAILHKVTVDYLHIRPSPPHLRAKNFALSEKVDAYYDFGWWSGVITKELPDNRYNVFFKHTKKEREFIYSRVRPHMEWKGGQWFNTSQGDTDVKATPSLIDEQIKQKTPSIDKESTLATSTMKRTKQKVLDINGKGSPSSKKLKDEIADDDPSKKTNGPSMGQSEGFDSEETGMTDQANGKKGRRKLTTDSSRKRGRLSNELTSLQTSDKGSEVDSIKTRTKDTVEKEDITEDSPTPVVIGLQCNGMTVSQGKILQKLSIEKTPNVNGSDTQQQPTVPFSPLTMSEKGSEGDTASVAPKRKRGRPPKLRALSPNTSVTSDNPNSSAVPSAPSGQKKEVGLTTSLASKSLKENHGPVKEQPVIQNAQLSEEDKLPNENTGKDLDVQPVLETKKHSAKKGKRGKRKTISVNTESSAQDSRDSSKEKTDGRLEKDSAMRNPDASVGKSLDSVSDDHRPLSRWVKEKDAPITIHAPDGTVEQSSNVSEKLAICVVGSEDLPFVRNPSLWQTIESMDAFRMLPQKPHFRPLLEGVKESAREGLAIGSMVTFTTVVGQTCGMRFDDPRSTIEDCLETLVELEDNGFDVRVLRGRLTRLLLIKDKQDELMERSEGVAEKLEEHTVQRKIQCDDELNSIDRQIRELQERRKQVVLKKERWNSEISVMEAMAEEIEHEMRRVGAEFDALAATPL, encoded by the exons ATGGCtgacaccaccaccaccaccacctccctcTCCTTCCTAACCAAAGGCTCTCACGTTGAAATCAACTCCGACGAAGACTCCATCAACGGCACCTGGTACTCCGCCACCGTCCTCAACCCTCCTCCCACCACTCGCAACCAATTAGTCTACGTCGAATACCACAACCTCTCCGAAACCAATTCCACAACTCGCTTGCGTGAATACGCTAACATCTCTTACGTCAGACCTTCACCTGTTCCGGACACCAACAATCCCCCCAATTTCCAGCTAAACGACGTCGTTGACGCCTTTTACAGAGACGGTTGGTGGACCGGCGTTATTACGACCGTAATTGACGCCGGTAATTTCGTTGTTACGTTCCAAAACCCTCCCGATCAGGCTCAGTTTCGCTGTTCTGAGTTACGGATCCATCGAAAATGGGTCGGTGGAAGATGGTTCCAACCACAGAAGCAG GGAACAGAAGGAGTGATGTTCACTGTAGGCAAAAAAGTAGAAGTGTCTTTTGAGAGAGAAAGTTTGCGTGATTGTTGGGTTCCTGCAACAATACTGAAAAATTCGGACAACAATACTTTTCTAGTTGAGTATCAGCAGCGGGGAACTGGTGATGAAGCGATTCTTCATAAAGTTACAGTAGATTACCTTCATATTCGACCCTCACCACCTCATTTGAGAGCTAAGAATTTTGCTTTGTCGGAAAAGGTGGATGCTTATTATGACTTTGGATGGTGGAGTGGTGTGATTACAAAAGAACTTCCTGATAATAGGTATAATGTGTTCTTTAAGCATACTAAAAAGGAAAGAGAGTTTATTTACTCAAGAGTGAGGCCACATATGGAATGGAAAGGTGGCCAATGGTTCAACACTTCCCAG GGTGACACGGATGTGAAAGCTACTCCTTCCTTGATAGATGAGCAAATTAAGCAGAAAACACCTAGCATTGACAAAGAAAGCACTCTTGCAACATCAACGATGAAGAGAACAAAGCAGAAGGTTCTTGATATCAATGGCAAGGGTTCACCGTCTTCAAAGAAACTGAAGGATGAAATTGCGGATGATGATCCAAGTAAAAAAACAAACGGTCCATCTATGGGTCAATCTGAGGGCTTTGACTCTGAAGAAACTGGAATGACTGACCAAGCAAATGGAAAGAAAGGG CGTAGGAAACTAACAACGGATTCTTCAAGAAAGAGGGGGAGATTAAGCAACGAGCTTACGAGCCTGCAAACTTCTGACAAAG GATCTGAAGTTGACTccatcaaaacaagaaccaaagataCTGTGGAAAAAGAAGATATTACCGAAGATTCTCCCACTCCCGTTGTCATAGGTTTGCAATGTAATGGGATGACAGTATCACAAGGGAAGATACTTCAAAAGCTTTCCATTGAAAAGACCCCAAATGTTAACGGAAGTGACACGCAACAACAACCCACGGTTCCATTTTCACCATTAACAATGTCCGAGAAG GGAAGTGAAGGGGATACTGCATCTGTTGCTCCAAAAAGAAAGAGGGGTAGACCACCTAAGTTACGGGCCTTAAGCCCTAACACTTCTGTTACAT CTGATAATCCTAACAGTAGTGCTGTTCCATCTGCACCATCTGGTCAAAAGAAAGAAGTTGGCTTGACTACAAGTTTAGCGAGCAAGTCATTGAAAGAGAACCATGGGCCTGTAAAGGAGCAACCGGTGATACAAAATGCCCAATTGAGTGAAGAAGACAAGTTGCCAAATGAAAATACTGGGAAAGATTTAGATGTTCAACCGGTTCTGGAAACAAAAAAGCATTCGGCAAAGAAAGGAAAACGAGGAAAACGGAAGACAATCAGTGTAAACACCGAGTCTTCAGCTCAAG ATTCTCGAGATTCATCTAAAGAAAAAACAGATGGTAGGTTGGAGAAGGATTCAGCAATGAGAAATCCGGATGCTTCTGTTGGGAAATCACTGGACAGCGTGTCTGATGATCATCGTCCTCTTTCTAGATGGGTTAAAGAAAAAGACGCTCCAATAACCATTCATGCCCCTG ATGGAACTGTGGAACAGTCATCAAATGTGAGTGAGAAACTTGCGATATGTGTGGTGGGTTCCGAAGACTTGCCGTTTGTCCGAAACCCGTCGCTTTGGCAAACCATAGAATCAATGGACGCCTTCCGGATGCTTCCACAAAAACCACATTTCCGCCCATTGTTGGAAGGTGTGAAAGAAAGTGCTCGTGAAGGGTTAGCCATTGGTAGCATGGTTACATTTACAACTGTGGTTGGCCAGACTTGCGGTATGAGATTTGATGATCCAAGAAGTACCATAGAGGACTGTTTGGAAACACTTGTGGAACTTGAAGATAACGGGTTTGATGTCAGGGTGTTAAGAGGACGGTTGACCCGATTGCTTTTGATAAAGGACAAACAGGATGAACTCATGGAACGGTCAGAAGGGGTTGCTGAAAAACTAGAGGAACATACCGTACAAAGAAAGATTCAGTGTGATGATGAGTTAAACTCGATCGATAGACAGATAAGGGAATTGCAGGAAAGACGGAAACAGGTGGTGTTGAAGAAGGAGAGATGGAATTCGGAGATTAGTGTAATGGAAGCGATGGCTGAGGAAATCGAGCATGAAATGAGGAGAGTAGGTGCAGAATTTGATGCGTTAGCGGCTACCCCTTTGTGa
- the LOC110864604 gene encoding DUF724 domain-containing protein 7 isoform X2 has protein sequence MADTTTTTTSLSFLTKGSHVEINSDEDSINGTWYSATVLNPPPTTRNQLVYVEYHNLSETNSTTRLREYANISYVRPSPVPDTNNPPNFQLNDVVDAFYRDGWWTGVITTVIDAGNFVVTFQNPPDQAQFRCSELRIHRKWVGGRWFQPQKQGTEGVMFTVGKKVEVSFERESLRDCWVPATILKNSDNNTFLVEYQQRGTGDEAILHKVTVDYLHIRPSPPHLRAKNFALSEKVDAYYDFGWWSGVITKELPDNRYNVFFKHTKKEREFIYSRVRPHMEWKGGQWFNTSQGDTDVKATPSLIDEQIKQKTPSIDKESTLATSTMKRTKQKVLDINGKGSPSSKKLKDEIADDDPSKKTNGPSMGQSEGFDSEETGMTDQANGKKGRRKLTTDSSRKRGRLSNELTSLQTSDKGSEVDSIKTRTKDTVEKEDITEDSPTPVVIGLQCNGMTVSQGKILQKLSIEKTPNVNGSDTQQQPTVPFSPLTMSEKGSEGDTASVAPKRKRGRPPKLRALSPNTSVTSDNPNSSAVPSAPSGQKKEVGLTTSLASKSLKENHGPVKEQPVIQNAQLSEEDKLPNENTGKDLDVQPVLETKKHSAKKGKRGKRKTISVNTESSAQVFGVFDVDSRDSSKEKTDGRLEKDSAMRNPDASVGKSLDSVSDDHRPLSRWVKEKDAPITIHAPDGTVEQSSNVSEKLAICVVGSEDLPFVRNPSLWQTIESMDAFRMLPQKPHFRPLLEGVKESAREGLAIGSMVTFTTVVGQTCGMRFDDPRSTIEDCLETLVELEDNGFDVRVLRGRLTRLLLIKDKQDELMERSEGVAEKLEEHTVQRKIQCDDELNSIDRQIRELQERRKQVVLKKERWNSEISVMEAMAEEIEHEMRRVGAEFDALAATPL, from the exons ATGGCtgacaccaccaccaccaccacctccctcTCCTTCCTAACCAAAGGCTCTCACGTTGAAATCAACTCCGACGAAGACTCCATCAACGGCACCTGGTACTCCGCCACCGTCCTCAACCCTCCTCCCACCACTCGCAACCAATTAGTCTACGTCGAATACCACAACCTCTCCGAAACCAATTCCACAACTCGCTTGCGTGAATACGCTAACATCTCTTACGTCAGACCTTCACCTGTTCCGGACACCAACAATCCCCCCAATTTCCAGCTAAACGACGTCGTTGACGCCTTTTACAGAGACGGTTGGTGGACCGGCGTTATTACGACCGTAATTGACGCCGGTAATTTCGTTGTTACGTTCCAAAACCCTCCCGATCAGGCTCAGTTTCGCTGTTCTGAGTTACGGATCCATCGAAAATGGGTCGGTGGAAGATGGTTCCAACCACAGAAGCAG GGAACAGAAGGAGTGATGTTCACTGTAGGCAAAAAAGTAGAAGTGTCTTTTGAGAGAGAAAGTTTGCGTGATTGTTGGGTTCCTGCAACAATACTGAAAAATTCGGACAACAATACTTTTCTAGTTGAGTATCAGCAGCGGGGAACTGGTGATGAAGCGATTCTTCATAAAGTTACAGTAGATTACCTTCATATTCGACCCTCACCACCTCATTTGAGAGCTAAGAATTTTGCTTTGTCGGAAAAGGTGGATGCTTATTATGACTTTGGATGGTGGAGTGGTGTGATTACAAAAGAACTTCCTGATAATAGGTATAATGTGTTCTTTAAGCATACTAAAAAGGAAAGAGAGTTTATTTACTCAAGAGTGAGGCCACATATGGAATGGAAAGGTGGCCAATGGTTCAACACTTCCCAG GGTGACACGGATGTGAAAGCTACTCCTTCCTTGATAGATGAGCAAATTAAGCAGAAAACACCTAGCATTGACAAAGAAAGCACTCTTGCAACATCAACGATGAAGAGAACAAAGCAGAAGGTTCTTGATATCAATGGCAAGGGTTCACCGTCTTCAAAGAAACTGAAGGATGAAATTGCGGATGATGATCCAAGTAAAAAAACAAACGGTCCATCTATGGGTCAATCTGAGGGCTTTGACTCTGAAGAAACTGGAATGACTGACCAAGCAAATGGAAAGAAAGGG CGTAGGAAACTAACAACGGATTCTTCAAGAAAGAGGGGGAGATTAAGCAACGAGCTTACGAGCCTGCAAACTTCTGACAAAG GATCTGAAGTTGACTccatcaaaacaagaaccaaagataCTGTGGAAAAAGAAGATATTACCGAAGATTCTCCCACTCCCGTTGTCATAGGTTTGCAATGTAATGGGATGACAGTATCACAAGGGAAGATACTTCAAAAGCTTTCCATTGAAAAGACCCCAAATGTTAACGGAAGTGACACGCAACAACAACCCACGGTTCCATTTTCACCATTAACAATGTCCGAGAAG GGAAGTGAAGGGGATACTGCATCTGTTGCTCCAAAAAGAAAGAGGGGTAGACCACCTAAGTTACGGGCCTTAAGCCCTAACACTTCTGTTACAT CTGATAATCCTAACAGTAGTGCTGTTCCATCTGCACCATCTGGTCAAAAGAAAGAAGTTGGCTTGACTACAAGTTTAGCGAGCAAGTCATTGAAAGAGAACCATGGGCCTGTAAAGGAGCAACCGGTGATACAAAATGCCCAATTGAGTGAAGAAGACAAGTTGCCAAATGAAAATACTGGGAAAGATTTAGATGTTCAACCGGTTCTGGAAACAAAAAAGCATTCGGCAAAGAAAGGAAAACGAGGAAAACGGAAGACAATCAGTGTAAACACCGAGTCTTCAGCTCAAG TGTTTGGTGTTTTTGACGTAGATTCTCGAGATTCATCTAAAGAAAAAACAGATGGTAGGTTGGAGAAGGATTCAGCAATGAGAAATCCGGATGCTTCTGTTGGGAAATCACTGGACAGCGTGTCTGATGATCATCGTCCTCTTTCTAGATGGGTTAAAGAAAAAGACGCTCCAATAACCATTCATGCCCCTG ATGGAACTGTGGAACAGTCATCAAATGTGAGTGAGAAACTTGCGATATGTGTGGTGGGTTCCGAAGACTTGCCGTTTGTCCGAAACCCGTCGCTTTGGCAAACCATAGAATCAATGGACGCCTTCCGGATGCTTCCACAAAAACCACATTTCCGCCCATTGTTGGAAGGTGTGAAAGAAAGTGCTCGTGAAGGGTTAGCCATTGGTAGCATGGTTACATTTACAACTGTGGTTGGCCAGACTTGCGGTATGAGATTTGATGATCCAAGAAGTACCATAGAGGACTGTTTGGAAACACTTGTGGAACTTGAAGATAACGGGTTTGATGTCAGGGTGTTAAGAGGACGGTTGACCCGATTGCTTTTGATAAAGGACAAACAGGATGAACTCATGGAACGGTCAGAAGGGGTTGCTGAAAAACTAGAGGAACATACCGTACAAAGAAAGATTCAGTGTGATGATGAGTTAAACTCGATCGATAGACAGATAAGGGAATTGCAGGAAAGACGGAAACAGGTGGTGTTGAAGAAGGAGAGATGGAATTCGGAGATTAGTGTAATGGAAGCGATGGCTGAGGAAATCGAGCATGAAATGAGGAGAGTAGGTGCAGAATTTGATGCGTTAGCGGCTACCCCTTTGTGa
- the LOC110864604 gene encoding DUF724 domain-containing protein 7 isoform X3 — MADTTTTTTSLSFLTKGSHVEINSDEDSINGTWYSATVLNPPPTTRNQLVYVEYHNLSETNSTTRLREYANISYVRPSPVPDTNNPPNFQLNDVVDAFYRDGWWTGVITTVIDAGNFVVTFQNPPDQAQFRCSELRIHRKWVGGRWFQPQKQGTEGVMFTVGKKVEVSFERESLRDCWVPATILKNSDNNTFLVEYQQRGTGDEAILHKVTVDYLHIRPSPPHLRAKNFALSEKVDAYYDFGWWSGVITKELPDNRYNVFFKHTKKEREFIYSRVRPHMEWKGGQWFNTSQGDTDVKATPSLIDEQIKQKTPSIDKESTLATSTMKRTKQKVLDINGKGSPSSKKLKDEIADDDPSKKTNGPSMGQSEGFDSEETGMTDQANGKKGRRKLTTDSSRKRGRLSNELTSLQTSDKGSEVDSIKTRTKDTVEKEDITEDSPTPVVIGLQCNGMTVSQGKILQKLSIEKTPNVNGSDTQQQPTVPFSPLTMSEKKGSEGDTASVAPKRKRGRPPKLRALSPNTSVTSDNPNSSAVPSAPSGQKKEVGLTTSLASKSLKENHGPVKEQPVIQNAQLSEEDKLPNENTGKDLDVQPVLETKKHSAKKGKRGKRKTISVNTESSAQDSRDSSKEKTDGRLEKDSAMRNPDASVGKSLDSVSDDHRPLSRWVKEKDAPITIHAPDGTVEQSSNVSEKLAICVVGSEDLPFVRNPSLWQTIESMDAFRMLPQKPHFRPLLEGVKESAREGLAIGSMVTFTTVVGQTCGMRFDDPRSTIEDCLETLVELEDNGFDVRVLRGRLTRLLLIKDKQDELMERSEGVAEKLEEHTVQRKIQCDDELNSIDRQIRELQERRKQVVLKKERWNSEISVMEAMAEEIEHEMRRVGAEFDALAATPL; from the exons ATGGCtgacaccaccaccaccaccacctccctcTCCTTCCTAACCAAAGGCTCTCACGTTGAAATCAACTCCGACGAAGACTCCATCAACGGCACCTGGTACTCCGCCACCGTCCTCAACCCTCCTCCCACCACTCGCAACCAATTAGTCTACGTCGAATACCACAACCTCTCCGAAACCAATTCCACAACTCGCTTGCGTGAATACGCTAACATCTCTTACGTCAGACCTTCACCTGTTCCGGACACCAACAATCCCCCCAATTTCCAGCTAAACGACGTCGTTGACGCCTTTTACAGAGACGGTTGGTGGACCGGCGTTATTACGACCGTAATTGACGCCGGTAATTTCGTTGTTACGTTCCAAAACCCTCCCGATCAGGCTCAGTTTCGCTGTTCTGAGTTACGGATCCATCGAAAATGGGTCGGTGGAAGATGGTTCCAACCACAGAAGCAG GGAACAGAAGGAGTGATGTTCACTGTAGGCAAAAAAGTAGAAGTGTCTTTTGAGAGAGAAAGTTTGCGTGATTGTTGGGTTCCTGCAACAATACTGAAAAATTCGGACAACAATACTTTTCTAGTTGAGTATCAGCAGCGGGGAACTGGTGATGAAGCGATTCTTCATAAAGTTACAGTAGATTACCTTCATATTCGACCCTCACCACCTCATTTGAGAGCTAAGAATTTTGCTTTGTCGGAAAAGGTGGATGCTTATTATGACTTTGGATGGTGGAGTGGTGTGATTACAAAAGAACTTCCTGATAATAGGTATAATGTGTTCTTTAAGCATACTAAAAAGGAAAGAGAGTTTATTTACTCAAGAGTGAGGCCACATATGGAATGGAAAGGTGGCCAATGGTTCAACACTTCCCAG GGTGACACGGATGTGAAAGCTACTCCTTCCTTGATAGATGAGCAAATTAAGCAGAAAACACCTAGCATTGACAAAGAAAGCACTCTTGCAACATCAACGATGAAGAGAACAAAGCAGAAGGTTCTTGATATCAATGGCAAGGGTTCACCGTCTTCAAAGAAACTGAAGGATGAAATTGCGGATGATGATCCAAGTAAAAAAACAAACGGTCCATCTATGGGTCAATCTGAGGGCTTTGACTCTGAAGAAACTGGAATGACTGACCAAGCAAATGGAAAGAAAGGG CGTAGGAAACTAACAACGGATTCTTCAAGAAAGAGGGGGAGATTAAGCAACGAGCTTACGAGCCTGCAAACTTCTGACAAAG GATCTGAAGTTGACTccatcaaaacaagaaccaaagataCTGTGGAAAAAGAAGATATTACCGAAGATTCTCCCACTCCCGTTGTCATAGGTTTGCAATGTAATGGGATGACAGTATCACAAGGGAAGATACTTCAAAAGCTTTCCATTGAAAAGACCCCAAATGTTAACGGAAGTGACACGCAACAACAACCCACGGTTCCATTTTCACCATTAACAATGTCCGAGAAG AAGGGAAGTGAAGGGGATACTGCATCTGTTGCTCCAAAAAGAAAGAGGGGTAGACCACCTAAGTTACGGGCCTTAAGCCCTAACACTTCTGTTACAT CTGATAATCCTAACAGTAGTGCTGTTCCATCTGCACCATCTGGTCAAAAGAAAGAAGTTGGCTTGACTACAAGTTTAGCGAGCAAGTCATTGAAAGAGAACCATGGGCCTGTAAAGGAGCAACCGGTGATACAAAATGCCCAATTGAGTGAAGAAGACAAGTTGCCAAATGAAAATACTGGGAAAGATTTAGATGTTCAACCGGTTCTGGAAACAAAAAAGCATTCGGCAAAGAAAGGAAAACGAGGAAAACGGAAGACAATCAGTGTAAACACCGAGTCTTCAGCTCAAG ATTCTCGAGATTCATCTAAAGAAAAAACAGATGGTAGGTTGGAGAAGGATTCAGCAATGAGAAATCCGGATGCTTCTGTTGGGAAATCACTGGACAGCGTGTCTGATGATCATCGTCCTCTTTCTAGATGGGTTAAAGAAAAAGACGCTCCAATAACCATTCATGCCCCTG ATGGAACTGTGGAACAGTCATCAAATGTGAGTGAGAAACTTGCGATATGTGTGGTGGGTTCCGAAGACTTGCCGTTTGTCCGAAACCCGTCGCTTTGGCAAACCATAGAATCAATGGACGCCTTCCGGATGCTTCCACAAAAACCACATTTCCGCCCATTGTTGGAAGGTGTGAAAGAAAGTGCTCGTGAAGGGTTAGCCATTGGTAGCATGGTTACATTTACAACTGTGGTTGGCCAGACTTGCGGTATGAGATTTGATGATCCAAGAAGTACCATAGAGGACTGTTTGGAAACACTTGTGGAACTTGAAGATAACGGGTTTGATGTCAGGGTGTTAAGAGGACGGTTGACCCGATTGCTTTTGATAAAGGACAAACAGGATGAACTCATGGAACGGTCAGAAGGGGTTGCTGAAAAACTAGAGGAACATACCGTACAAAGAAAGATTCAGTGTGATGATGAGTTAAACTCGATCGATAGACAGATAAGGGAATTGCAGGAAAGACGGAAACAGGTGGTGTTGAAGAAGGAGAGATGGAATTCGGAGATTAGTGTAATGGAAGCGATGGCTGAGGAAATCGAGCATGAAATGAGGAGAGTAGGTGCAGAATTTGATGCGTTAGCGGCTACCCCTTTGTGa